A genomic window from Xyrauchen texanus isolate HMW12.3.18 chromosome 15, RBS_HiC_50CHRs, whole genome shotgun sequence includes:
- the LOC127656422 gene encoding free fatty acid receptor 2-like, with amino-acid sequence MVWTVSHRYLVLSVYGLTLVTGLPTNILAFYTFCQKIRQRSTPIDVLLLSLNISDLIFLFVLPFRMVEAANMKWTLPYFLCPLYGFIFYTTIHNSTLHLMAISVDRYLGVAFPIRYKLNRNPQKAVIASIGFWVVSMAHCSIIYFMQYHQHLNPNFTDPSKRNSCYEEFSPEQLKILLPFRLELFVVLFCMPFLICCFCYIKCIQILFNLPNISSKKRIRAIGVALATLLVFIICFMPFSISHVVGYAGNYSPEWRVDALLISTFNASLDPFIFYFSSSALREILKNVLQKLVKRLILPCCSLAFYCPLLNRGKTEERTQSSNESFR; translated from the coding sequence ATGGTGTGGACAGTGAGCCACAGATACCTGGTGTTATCTGTGTATGGATTAACATTGGTCACAGGCCTTCCTACCAACATCCTGGCTTTCTACACCTTTTGCCAGAAGATTCGCCAGAGGTCAACCCCCATAGATGTCCTGCTACTCAGCTTAAATATTTCTGACCTGATCTTCCTCTTTGTCCTCCCATTCCGTATGGTAGAGGCGGCCAATATGAAATGGACACTGCCATACTTTCTCTGCCCACTATATGGTTTCATCTTCTACACTACTATCCACAACAGCACCTTACACCTGATGGCCATCAGCGTGGACCGTTACCTGGGCGTAGCCTTTCCTATAAGATACAAGCTAAATCGTAATCCCCAAAAGGCAGTTATAGCCAGTATTGGATTCTGGGTGGTATCCATGGCGCACTGCAGTATCATCTATTTCATGCAATATCACCAACATTTAAACCCCAACTTCACAGATCCATCCAAGCGGAACTCTTGTTATGAAGAATTCAGCCCCGAACAGCTCAAAATCCTCCTGCCGTTCCGTCTGGAGCTCTTCGTTGTGCTCTTCTGCATGCCTTTCCTCATCTGCTGCTTCTGCTACATTAAGTGCATCCAAATTCTCTTCAATCTACCCAACATCAGCTCTAAGAAACGGATAAGGGCCATCGGGGTGGCATTGGCCACTCTTCTGGTCTTCATTATCTGTTTCATGCCCTTCAGCATATCGCATGTGGTGGGATATGCAGGCAACTACAGCCCTGAGTGGCGAGTGGATGCTCTACTTATCAGTACATTTAATGCCTCTCTCGACCCGTTCATATTCTACTTCTCTTCCTCAGCACTCAGAGAGATTTTAAAGAATGTCTTGCAGAAGCTGGTCAAGCGGCTAATCCTGCCCTGCTGTAGCTTGGCTTTCTACTGCCCCCTATTGAATCGTGGGAAAACAGAGGAGAGAACGCAGAGCTCTAACGAAAGCTTCCGCTAA